From the genome of Nicotiana sylvestris chromosome 2, ASM39365v2, whole genome shotgun sequence, one region includes:
- the LOC138885284 gene encoding uncharacterized protein: MDRFRLNTENAPDVFYIQNLKKKPTETFREYATRWRSEASKVRPSLDEEQMNKFFVRAQDPQYYKRFMVIKNHKFSDIIKLGERIKEGIKSGMLTNFEALQATNKALQSGGISKKRDVRATPPTRQNYPRPQPNFDCKPPRQYTAIYEPIDQLYERLKSTGYVTHVPAVELENPSQWVNPNKTCAYHSGMKGHTTDECRTLKDKIETLIDNKVIQAKEATPNVCNNPLPDHKGGGEHTQSPIEVEIAASVPFEVEVAPPVATPAPFEVEVVTPFTVTISTTPPFDSKAIPWDYVAEARRKGKANMEEPDDAQGMTRTGRIYTPAHLGGPNEYKNALMKVLSEAYVPNNTTCGEMANMVEKVLESHKIIFHVDELPPEGLNHNKALHITVQFEDKFIVRALIDRGSSLNICPLDTLKRLGKGFHEIRAGSMNIKAFDGSQRATIREIIFVYTWGQLGSTLNFRSKSKVSMASKDWGTGVVDPSRKFVESETELKRSKG; encoded by the exons atggaccggttcaggttaaatacagaaaatgcaccagatgttttctacattcagaacctcaagaagaaacCCACCGAgacttttcgcgagtatgctactcgttggaggtcggaagcatcCAAAgttaggccatctttggacgaggaacagatgaacaagttcttcgtcagagcacaagatccacaatattataAAAGGTTTATGGTCATtaaaaaccataaattctctgatattatCAAACTTGGGGAACGAATCAAAGagggaatcaagagcgggatgttgacaaactttgaggcattacaggccacaaacaaggcattacaatcaggcggcatatcaaagaaaagagacGTTAGAGCA acacctccaactcgccaaaattatccaagaccacaaCCCAATTTTGACTGTAAGCCGCCTAGACAGTACACCGCTATTtatgaacccatcgaccagctgtatgagaggtTAAAATCCACAGGTTATGTCACTCATGTTCCCGCTGTAGAattagagaatccatcccaatgggtcaatccaaacaaaacctgtgcataccattccggtatgaaggggcacacaactgatgagtgccgaacattgaaagataagatcgagacactgattgacaacaaggtcatacaggcaaaggaagcCACACCCAATGTTTGCAACAACCCTCTCCCTGATCATAAAGGTGGTGGGGAACAT actcagtcaccaatcgaggttgagatagctgcatcagttccatttgaggtagaagtggctcCACCTGTGGCCACCCCTGCTCCGTTTGAAGTAGAAGTagtcacacctttcacagtgacaatatcaaccacacctccttttgactcaaaagcaataccctgggattatgttgccgaggctaggcgaaaaggaaaggcaaatatGGAGGAACCCGATGATGCGCAAGGAATGACCAGGACCgggagaatctatacacctgcacacttgggaggaccaa atgaatataagaatgctttgatgaaggtgttgagtgaagcctACGTGCCCAACAATACCACAtgcggagagatggccaatatggtagagaaggtactggaaagtcataagataatcttccacgTGGATGAGTTGCCGCCTGAAGGGTTAaatcacaacaaagcattgcatatcacagtgcaatttgaagacaagttcattgtcaGGGCCTTGATTGacagaggttcaagcctcaatatctGTCCGTTGGACACTTTGAAAAGactgggcaaaggtttccatgaaatacgggcagggAGCATGAACAtaaaagctttcgatgggtcccaaagggccacgattaGGGAAATAATCTTTGTCTACacatggggccaacttggttcgacgttaaatttcag gtcaaagagcaaggtatccatggctagcaaagactggGGCACAGGAGTTGTTGACCCGTCGAGGAAGTTTGTGGAGTCGGAAACTGAATTGAAGAGGTCCAAAGGGTGA